Within Sander lucioperca isolate FBNREF2018 chromosome 22, SLUC_FBN_1.2, whole genome shotgun sequence, the genomic segment GGTTAACTACAGGTACCCACAACCAGTACATTATATACATCCCATCAGAGGGAGCCACAACCTACACAGACACAATAAGATACCAAAGTCAGaacaacaagaaaaatatgagaagaaaaagaagacgaaaaaaatgaaatgaataagcataaatgaaattaaaaaagaaaaccttttaaaatgaaaaaaacaaaacatgaagtgACAAATTCATAAGAAACAGGCAAATGAAATCCCCTCATTCATACTATTAAGAATGAGGGTGTTAAGAAAGTGTATCCAATATGCCTCCCTTTGAAGACGATACTGTCCCCATTTCCACCTCTGTGGCATCTTTACTGCCTCAATGTCCATGTAGTGTAGTTCACTCAAGCTGTGGTTCTGACTAATTAAAGTGCTTGGCGACCCATGATTTatcattgtttattattttcttttattttctcatgGATTTCTTGCTGTTCTGACTTTAGTATCTTACTGTCAGGATAGGTTGTGGCTCCCTCTGATGGGATGCATTTGATGTATCACTAATTATCAAATAGGGATTTCTCATGTTTATTGTTTAAAAGGATTGTCTGTTTTTGCCTTTACTGTCAAACACAGCTTTTATACTCACATTCATTGCAGTTAAAACCAGAATAACCAAATGGACAACTGAAAGACAAGAAGAATGGTTCATTTTATAATTTCATATGATTTCATTTATACCCAAGCTCTCTACAGACACAGGTCATATTGACAGTGGCTCTATGATTTATATCTATGATACTATGGTTTACATTAAATGTTGTTGAAATATAATAAGGTATATAATtggatagaaaaaaaaaggttacacTCTGGATAATACTTTGACATTTAAACACTCACTTGACACATTTTTTGGAACCCTCAGCTTTTTGACCACTGGGACAAGctgtaaaagtagaaaaagttgaGGGagtttagataaaaaaaaaagcttattatgtaaaGCACACACACTTTATCTCTCTTGCACTCAATAAAGGCCCTTACCAATGCATATTTTGGTAGTGTAGTCCGTCTTAATGTAATTGTCCCAACAGGTGCAGGTAAACGATCCATCTGCATATTTACAAGTTGTACTGCTCTCATCACAGGGCTTCTTATCACACAGGTCTCTCTCTTTAAATGAAGGAAACACAATAAGATAAGAGTCAGTACACCAAATTCAAATAAATACAGtggtacaaaataaaaataaaaactagatATGAACAATAGTCTGAAATGTTCAGTATTCTGGTAGCAGTTGAGAAATATCATTATTAGTAGGACATTATTACTCATTGGCTGAATGATACTCTGTACACTGTACAAAGATCACTATATGTGCTATGACAGAGGGCCTAGAAATACACTTGTAATCAGATTCATCACTGATAACGATAGATAGATGTGTGAAAAACAGTGCTGGATGGTTGAAAAACAACCTGAGCCTTGACACACGCTGCTACACTAACATTTAATATCTGAAATGCTCCAATGCCTCTACAAGCATGCTATTAAATTCCTTTTGAGACACTCGGAAGaacaatgtacagtacatgtctcTTCAGGCattaagagaaaaacaaaacagatacaGGCTTAAAATTACAGAAGAAtagaagataaaataaaaacactaaacCTCACTATGTTACAGTACTAGTATCTAACAGAATCACATAACTTTTTGATGCCAACACTATTTTCATGTATTATaatacactttattttttaatcacaGCAAGTGAAATTATCACTTGGCCAAAACCCAAAGTGAGTGTagtgtcttaaaaaaaaaatcacagcaaTAGACAGTTCTGCATTTCACAGCCCTAACAGTGACATCCATGAACAAAAACCTTTAGCAggacaaaataaaaccaaaccattttttttttatttacaactAATTCTTCTATATTTGAATGAATAATTCATGAATTTGTTATAATAATATAGCATACAGCATTTCGAAACAAAACTCTTCAATTAAGTTCACCTGAAATCAAACGTCTTGTTTGAATATTATTCTCACCATCAAACTGGATAAAGAAGTGACATTTACACTTAATAGATAGACTTACCATCAAAGATTGCACCTTTCAGAACACCGTCTCCACTGCTGgcttttttcatcttctctgtaacttctgctgTTGTGATTTCAGCCTGTTCTGTGAAGATGATCTCTACATCTGCTCTGACTACAGTCTCCGACCTTGACCAAACTTTACTGGCTTTATTGGGCCTATATACACAAAAATCACACTTAATGATGATTATATTCTGCAATTATTAAGTGCAATATGCTGTAAGTGGACTGTAGGAAGTGTGATTCTAAATTGATAGACAGTCAGATGGTAAACACCATTGTGACTCTGACTTACCTGAGTGCCAACACTGTAGATCCAGAGTAACCCACCAAGCCTTTGAAAACATCAAACAGCTGTgttttgaagaagaaaaaacatgttGTTTAGGGCATCAGCTGACAGCCACTTTAGATAAGTTTCACTCCTGGGATTGATAGATATTATGTAACAACAAAGTACATTCATTACCACATGCATGAACTTCAATACCTGAGTGTAGCACTGGTGAGTTAAGTGAACTATCACTGGCATTAAGTCTTTGCTGTTGCATCAGCTATAATGCAATGGCCACAGTTAGTTAGCTGTGATCTACAGGAAAATTAAATGTGTGCAAATCATGGATAAATATGTGTCACTCCTTGCAAAGTAGATGAGGCATATTTAAACAACACAAGGGGTGTGCTTCACCTGAAATGTAttccaaaaaagtaaaatttaaaaaaaaaaggagaggagTTTTTGCTTACCGCTTCAGTAATTTCTTTTGAGGCAGATTGAAATTCTGGTGATGTATTGTCAGACACTGTTTCATTGTATATTAATCCAGGCAGGGTTAGTTGTCCAGGGAAAACTTTGGCTAAAATAGGAAAATATCATCTTAGGAAAGTTGTATACACTCCTGTTATAAccaattatttaaaataatagtttAACTATGTGGGAAATAtgctttttcactttcttgccgagttagatgagaagataaaCCCACTCTCGTGTCTGTCCAATAAATAAAGgcggttagcttagcattgAGACTTAAGACAAGTCTAGCATGAAATTGTTTCTGCTTGCCTAGCAACCTCAAAGTAAAGACAAGACAGCTTAAATTGTTTTCTTAAACAATAGAAGTATAACTGGTCTTCGAAAGGTGCTAATCATTTTGACCAACCTGATATTCTTTTAGTATgttatatagtttgtttgtgtatgtgataGATGTATAatgtacaaaaaacacatttcactccaaatgaaGCTTTCTCTCCCATATACAGCACTTTttctgcatgtaaacatatataatagaccccaagagtacaaatatgatgcaaggagtataataggggctTACAGTAACACTTCTCAACAAGGTCCTCCTACATCCTCCAGGTACAGTCCTAGACTTTTGTATTATAATTCATTAAGTCACTTTCTCATGGAGTAACAACCTCATAGTGGTGGTATGCAAACAAATACTTACCACTCTCACATCTTCTGCTGTCATAATTGTAGTTCTCACCAGCCAAGCACAAGCATGCAAAGCTTTGATTGAAACGAGGCACACAGGTGCTCCCATCGCCACATGGGTTTCCATCACAAGGGTCTTTAAAGGCAAAGGAATAaataacatgcacacaaaaatatAAGGGTTCACAGTATATAAAACAATGACATCTTGGAAACAGAGTAAATTACTTTTTGGACACAGGTGAAATTACCTGGAAGCTTTGTTGTTGCAAGAgctggtgttgttgttgtagtagGTGTTGGTGTTGTGGATGGACCATCCGGATCTGCTGTTGTTGTTAAAGTAGCTGTAGTTGTACCAGCCGGATCTGCTGTTGTTGTTAAAGTAGCTGTAGTTTTAGCAGCCGGATCTGCTGTTGTTGTTATAGGAGCTGTAGTTTTAGCAGCCGGATCTGCTGTTGTTGTTATAGGAGCTGTAGTTTTAGCAGCCGGATCTGCTGTTGTTGTTATAGGAGCTGTAGTTTTAGCAGCCGGATCTGCTGTTGTTGTTATAGGAGCTGTAGTTTTAGCAGCCGGATCTGCTGTTGTTGTTATAGGAGCTGTAGTTTTAGCAGCCGGATCTGCTGTTGTTGTTATAGGAGCTGTAGTTTTAGCAGCCGGATCTGCTGTTGTTATAGGAGCTGTAGTTTTAGCAGCCGGATCTGCTGTTGTTGTTATAGGAGCTACAGTCAGAGATGGGCAAAAATACATCAAAGTATTTTGTTACAAATTACAAATACTTGCTCatcaaatgtgtaaaaataaaatccaaaatactggtatgagaaaaatgtatttaattaaaataaaagcaatttgaaaaaaaactaaaatacattatatacatacGGGTATTATCACATTTTAGGCATTTAGTAGCCTTAATATGGGTCTGACCTTAACCCCCCTATAATGAAAAGATGAGTCCTGCTAATTACCCACATATACAGTAGATTTGAAGTAGCCAATCAGGATATCTTGGAGTTAGGAGGCTGCGAATTTCGGGGGTATATGCTGGGCGGTTTCTGTCAGTCAAAACAACTATTGACTGACTGAGTGAACAGCCAATTGAAATGCAACTGGGGAAActgaacagttagactacaCAGCAATGCACTAGTTATCTTAGATGACAATAAGGCATTTAGTAGATGCCATTTTAAGAGTGATaaatatactttaagtacatttctaAGATTGTAAGAGTATAATACAGTACAAAATAGTAAGAGGAAGAAAAGCACTCCCTCCCTTCCCCTTCTCCCCCTGAAACCAAGCAGCAACTTCCATCCCTGAAAAATTAAGACaatgtggaagtgccttaaatATGAATTGTatcatttccagcaggggggaCTCCACTGGCTCTAAAAAGAAGTCTGATTACATAGGAATCTAttagaaaatgaccctacttctcacttgatttattaccccatataatacagcatgatgttttaatgatgattatgataccaattattaaaaaaaaaaggtaaatgtCCCCATTTAACTGCCTGCAAAACTTCGCTGGACGACTCATGACTCTGTAGCATTAAGCTTGAAACCATGGACGACACTGGCTTATATCCAttatcctccccagctccaccctctactctaaatatggtcacttctttCTATTCCAAATACTACAACaacctaaaaacaaaaaagtgtttttcttttgtgtaCCCCCTAACACTTCAGTCCAGGGGAACTGAAATGAAATAAGCCTATGGTAGTTCCCAATGAGATGGGACATGACATGTTATTCACTTGCATTTAGCCAAAGACCGTGATTAGGCTAATTGTTGTACAGTTTTTTTCTGGGGATAAAAATTATTTGAGAATAAAATTATAtattaaataatgtattttaagTATTTCGAATACACAAATAAAAGCCCCTTAAAGGGGCTATACTcgatattaaaaaaatgaagtgGTCTGAGATTGCTTCCACATTGCTCTTACAGACCACTCCCAAttcgtaaaatacagacgctttCACTGTCACAGCCCTGTGCGTATGATACAGACGCACAAGGCACTCACATTAACTAACATGGACGCATGGCATAACcagcaaaacaaagaacagagaagctcatgttaaaacacacagagggagtgtaacttcattctctgctcaggacgccattactccactatatctttacatagaaatatttttttgctgctatattaatgtgctGGACATTAAGTACAGCCTATTTAAGTATTTTGTACAAATTACatcctatttttttttgtccagcAAAAGACAACTtacaaaatactcaaaagtgaataaatacatatttttaaaacatttaattgaaATACGGCCCATCTCTGGCTACAGTTGTGAAAGTCGGACCTGTTGCTGAGACTGTACAacagattatttttatttttttattttattggtttatttgatagggaccatgcatatttatgaacattgttttataaaaacaccatgtaaatatgccagaattagttaGAGTAACTACTTTCCATCTGCAGTTCCTAGGCAGGTAACATAAGACTAACAGAGACAACCAGCAGTCATACAGCGCTCATTCACTATACATTAAAAAGGTACACATAACAGtgacattgacaaaacaaacaagcaaaacaaaacaaaaatacatgatgcATGATACATGGCAAAGACGTTATTCATCCACCTCTATACTGCATTCAATTTACCAGTGAAAGTGTatgggattaaaaaaaaaaagaaaaatgtgtgactgTTAAAAGTGAGTGCATCTCTGGTTTTCTAGAAGCCACTGTTTTAAATCAGTTTTAAAAGTGTTGAATGTAGGACACTCTCTTATTGGGAGGGGCAAGCTATTCCAGAGTTTACCTCCTATTATTGACAATACGTTTTGTCCAAAAGTGGTGCGTCTAAATGGTATCACACAGTCCCCTTTTGCAGAGGCACGTGTACTTCCTCCGCTTTCAAGTCTTCGAATGAAGCCATGCAGCGGAGGGGGGGGCAAGATTATGTAACACTTTATATATCAAACATGCATAcctgaaatatttaaaattttcaaaacttaaaaatgtatgtCTCTCTAAAATATCACAATGGTGAAATGACAATGCCTTTTCATCAAAAGTTTTTATGGCTTTCTTAAATAGAGATTCAATGCTTTTAAGAGTAGTTATGCTAGTTAGTGACCAGTTTGTAAAACAATACTCGATATGTGAAAGAATCatagtatataaaaacaacttgGCAGCTTTGTTGTCAAGAAATGGCCCAACTTGTTTAAAATTCCGCAAATTAAATTTAACTTTATTTGCCACCTTTTTCACATGACTTTTGAACGTTAGGGTGGAGTCATACATGACTCCTAGATACTTGAATTCATTAACAATATCAAGCTCCTGTCCTCTAAGGAACACATTAGAATGTGAGAccttggggcggcctctagctcacccagtaagacctgcggccctttgctgcgtgtcatcccctatctctctctccccctttcatgtctatccactgtcactataataaagggaaaagcccccaaaaaataatctttaaaaaaaaaaagaatgtgacACCTTC encodes:
- the muc13b gene encoding mucin-13b codes for the protein MYFCPSLTVAPITTTADPAAKTTAPITTADPAAKTTAPITTTADPAAKTTAPITTTADPAAKTTAPITTTADPAAKTTAPITTTADPAAKTTAPITTTADPAAKTTAPITTTADPAAKTTATLTTTADPAGTTTATLTTTADPDGPSTTPTPTTTTTPALATTKLPDPCDGNPCGDGSTCVPRFNQSFACLCLAGENYNYDSRRCESAKVFPGQLTLPGLIYNETVSDNTSPEFQSASKEITEALFDVFKGLVGYSGSTVLALRPNKASKVWSRSETVVRADVEIIFTEQAEITTAEVTEKMKKASSGDGVLKGAIFKERDLCDKKPCDESSTTCKYADGSFTCTCWDNYIKTDYTTKICIACPSGQKAEGSKKCVNCPFGYSGFNCNESWKLVLVIVGSVLGGLLLITLILLPVVARKSSKKSSKMNKNADISHPPANKPLVNSSLANSRATSVNRQANGLSSFANAGVPKIPRATTTNSWDSRTNLEMTPNTSRQNMIPEGRNSRYYDDHDDNQYAQVRPQTNPYAQNRPEFNPYAQNQGHSNPYYTHDDGRRLN